A genomic stretch from Chiloscyllium plagiosum isolate BGI_BamShark_2017 chromosome 45, ASM401019v2, whole genome shotgun sequence includes:
- the yif1a gene encoding protein YIF1A gives MAQHVSYRQPPKQRGRPPVSNMMDPNQLFDDTSASQHPQPTSYTVQGIDMGLPINNFLSEPVADFAMTYGTTIASQGKDMVHKELNRFVSVNKLKYFFTVDTRYVTKKLALLLFPYTHQNWELGYRVDSRLTPREDFHANAPDLYIPTMAFITYILLAGVALGIQQRFSPEVLGMCASTALVWIIIEVLALVLTLYLISVHTDLTTFDLIAYSGYKYVGMIITILAGLLFGRDGYYVALAWTSCAIMFFLVRSLRMKVLSSTSDGVSSHSSRNQLRMYVTLAIAAFQPLIIYWLTVHLIR, from the exons ATGGCTCAGCACGTCAGCTACCGGCAGC CTCCAAAACAGAGAGGGCGGCCTCCCGTTTCCAACATGATGGACCCCAACCAACTTTTTGATGACACCAGTGCCTCGCAGCACCCCCAACCCACCAGCTACACCGTCCAAGGAATTGACATGGGGCTTCCAATCAACAACTTCCTCAGTGAGCCAGTAGCGGATTTTGCCATGACCTATGGCACAACAATTGCCAGCCAAGGAAAAGACATGGTCCATAAAGAG CTGAACAGGTTTGTGTCCGTCAACAAGCTGAAATATTTCTTCACGGTCGACACCAGATACGTCACCAAGAAGTTGGCCTTGCTGCTGTTCCCTTACACCCACCAG AACTGGGAGCTTGGATACCGTGTTGACTCACGACTGACCCCACGAGAGGACTTTCATGCGAACGCTCCAGACCTGTACATTCCAA CTATGGCTTTTATTACATACATCCTGTTGGCTGGGGTGGCACTGGGCATCCAACAGAG GTTTTCTCCTGAGGTGCTGGGAATGTGTGCCAGTACTGCTCTGGTATGGATCATTATTGAAGTTTTAGCCCTTGTCCTCACACTGTACTTGATATCAGTACATACAGACCTCACTACGTTTGATCTTATTGCCTACAGTGGATATAAGTATGTGGG GATGATAATCACGATTCTAGCCGGCTTATTGTTTGGGCGAGATGGTTACTATGTGGCGTTGGCTTGGACATCCTGTGCCATCATGTTCTTCCTA GTCCGTTCCTTGAGAATGAAAGTCCTGTCCTCCACCTCCGATGGAGTTTCCAGCCATAGCTCCAGGAACCAACTACGGATGTATGTCACCCTGGCTATTGCTGCATTTCAGCCTCTCATCATTTACTGGCTGACTGTTCACCTGATTCGGTGA